The proteins below are encoded in one region of Planctopirus limnophila DSM 3776:
- a CDS encoding DUF1559 domain-containing protein: protein MTARQRQIIRTGFTLIELLVVIAIIAILIALLLPAVQQAREAARRTQCRNNLQQLVLAIHNYMAAHEVLPPGSQNATGPVHNLPDGYHMGWMTQILPYIEQPAAFRHIDFTSSVYSQANQPVRGRAFSVMQCPSSVNTFSDESLPQSWGGSTSYAGVHHPVGAYVNSGQLGVFFLNSSVRYEEIEDGSSNTLFLGEYEDPRDYGPGTLLVNLSWMSGTRASLRNGGLRINEWRSQISNQFQGPMNPLGGEENAGEMLPGWIDETTSEETPDEATSDPVAQPGESAGEPEKTLTPEEITQAQIDRIVAKIGPATGGFSSLHTGGCHFALGDGSVRFLSENIDMKTFRMLMDRQDGRLLPSDF, encoded by the coding sequence GTGACAGCTCGGCAGAGGCAGATTATCCGCACGGGATTTACCTTGATTGAGTTACTGGTGGTGATTGCGATTATCGCCATACTCATTGCGTTGCTGTTGCCGGCAGTGCAGCAGGCTCGTGAGGCGGCTCGAAGAACTCAATGTCGTAATAATCTTCAGCAACTGGTGCTGGCGATCCACAACTATATGGCGGCACATGAAGTTTTGCCGCCCGGGAGTCAGAATGCGACAGGGCCGGTGCATAACCTGCCAGATGGCTATCACATGGGCTGGATGACACAGATTCTGCCCTATATTGAGCAACCAGCAGCTTTTCGACACATTGACTTTACCAGCTCAGTCTATTCACAAGCCAACCAGCCAGTGCGGGGGAGAGCGTTCAGCGTGATGCAGTGCCCCAGTTCTGTAAATACATTTTCTGACGAAAGCCTGCCGCAAAGCTGGGGGGGGAGTACATCGTATGCGGGAGTGCATCACCCTGTCGGGGCGTATGTCAACTCCGGTCAATTGGGAGTTTTCTTTTTAAATAGTTCAGTCCGCTATGAAGAAATTGAAGACGGGAGTTCGAATACGTTGTTTCTGGGTGAGTATGAAGACCCGCGTGATTATGGCCCTGGGACTCTCTTGGTCAATTTGAGTTGGATGTCGGGGACTCGGGCTTCACTAAGGAATGGTGGTTTGAGAATCAATGAGTGGAGATCACAAATATCGAATCAGTTCCAGGGGCCGATGAATCCACTGGGAGGCGAAGAGAATGCCGGTGAAATGCTTCCGGGCTGGATCGACGAAACGACCAGCGAAGAGACCCCCGACGAGGCAACGAGCGATCCTGTGGCTCAACCCGGGGAATCGGCCGGTGAACCCGAGAAGACATTGACACCTGAGGAGATTACACAGGCTCAAATCGACAGAATTGTGGCCAAGATAGGGCCTGCAACCGGTGGTTTTTCGAGTCTTCACACCGGGGGTTGTCATTTTGCCCTAGGTGACGGGAGTGTGCGGTTCTTAAGCGAAAACATCGATATGAAGACGTTTCGCATGTTGATGGATCGCCAGGACGGGCGGTTGTTGCCGAGTGACTTCTGA
- a CDS encoding DUF3352 domain-containing protein, whose product MRQLFWMSALSLMLAATGFWSVPEAMAQGTATKGTATKGAAAAAAEEEDDYLAAEFLVPPQTSFFVAFPDVPGLVEGVKASTFGKLLADPDFQPFLNDVKAKIEEGSSKLKEELGLTLEELLSVPQGQVAIAVFPTESGEISGILMADYGDSEETIKTLIGKMEAALKEEGAEISAEKMDDVSVTIVTLPEEKVADSPVKQLAYFLSEGTFVFATSKDAAAAILDRWDGENEDVFAKNEAFTLVMDKVGRKDDSIEPDFKWFVNPVLLTEQIATAVQEQQPQAQSVIGMLPVLGLDKLKGVGGSMIIDEDDFDSIVKTYVHVEQPTSGVINFFKFPAIAMTPPKWVGANAAMYTGLNWDFQAAYAAGEALYDSFAGGGACARFMDSVAQQPPNIHLKKDVIDLLSGKLHFTSTGTGISEENPVGDLTLAIEVKDTSAASKLIAKLLDLGLAPHETRDFEGQKIYEFETPQEGITPALAVTANAIVITADVKVIEGIVRGTRTPLSTSPTYSKLSKFFPAKVSAITFQKGDAQLKTIYEQLRAGEGIAAEAEGLDFKKLPPFEKLAKYLRSSAGYSTNDDSGSLSVQFTLKEADPK is encoded by the coding sequence ATGAGACAACTGTTCTGGATGTCTGCACTTAGCCTGATGCTGGCTGCCACGGGTTTCTGGAGTGTTCCTGAGGCCATGGCCCAGGGGACAGCAACCAAAGGGACAGCGACCAAAGGTGCTGCCGCCGCTGCAGCCGAAGAAGAGGATGATTATCTGGCCGCCGAGTTTCTCGTGCCGCCCCAGACATCATTTTTCGTGGCCTTTCCTGATGTTCCCGGCCTGGTCGAAGGTGTTAAGGCTTCGACCTTTGGCAAGCTGCTGGCGGATCCTGATTTTCAGCCATTTCTGAACGATGTGAAGGCCAAAATTGAAGAAGGTTCGAGCAAGCTGAAGGAAGAATTGGGACTGACGCTGGAAGAGCTTCTTTCAGTCCCTCAAGGTCAGGTGGCGATTGCCGTATTTCCCACGGAAAGTGGTGAAATCTCGGGGATTTTGATGGCGGATTATGGTGACTCGGAAGAGACCATCAAGACGCTCATCGGCAAGATGGAAGCGGCCCTCAAAGAAGAAGGTGCCGAGATTTCTGCCGAGAAGATGGATGATGTCAGCGTGACGATTGTCACTTTGCCAGAAGAGAAAGTGGCAGACAGCCCTGTGAAGCAGTTGGCATACTTCCTCAGCGAAGGAACCTTTGTGTTCGCCACTTCGAAGGATGCCGCTGCGGCCATTCTGGATCGCTGGGATGGTGAGAACGAAGACGTGTTTGCGAAGAACGAAGCCTTCACTCTGGTGATGGATAAGGTCGGTCGCAAGGATGACAGCATTGAGCCCGACTTCAAGTGGTTCGTGAATCCCGTTCTGCTGACCGAGCAGATTGCTACCGCTGTTCAGGAACAGCAGCCACAGGCTCAGTCAGTCATTGGTATGCTCCCAGTGCTGGGGCTCGACAAGCTCAAGGGTGTGGGCGGTTCGATGATTATCGACGAAGACGACTTCGATTCGATCGTCAAGACTTATGTCCATGTGGAACAGCCAACCTCCGGCGTGATCAACTTCTTCAAGTTCCCTGCGATTGCGATGACACCTCCCAAGTGGGTCGGTGCCAATGCCGCGATGTACACCGGTCTGAACTGGGATTTCCAGGCAGCGTATGCTGCTGGCGAAGCCTTGTATGACTCATTTGCTGGTGGTGGTGCCTGCGCCCGTTTTATGGATTCGGTGGCCCAGCAGCCACCGAATATCCACCTGAAGAAGGATGTGATTGATCTTCTGAGTGGAAAGTTGCACTTCACTTCCACAGGAACCGGGATCTCGGAAGAGAATCCTGTTGGTGACCTGACGCTGGCAATCGAAGTCAAAGATACCAGTGCGGCGTCCAAGCTGATTGCGAAGCTGCTCGATCTGGGACTGGCCCCACACGAAACCCGTGATTTCGAAGGTCAGAAGATTTACGAATTCGAAACTCCTCAGGAAGGCATCACTCCCGCTCTGGCAGTCACTGCGAACGCGATTGTGATCACAGCCGACGTCAAAGTGATCGAAGGGATTGTTCGCGGGACGCGCACTCCTTTGTCGACCTCGCCAACTTACAGCAAGCTCTCGAAGTTCTTCCCGGCGAAAGTCTCGGCGATCACCTTCCAGAAGGGTGATGCACAGCTCAAGACGATTTACGAGCAACTCCGAGCCGGTGAAGGGATTGCTGCTGAAGCGGAAGGGCTCGACTTCAAGAAGTTGCCACCTTTCGAAAAACTGGCCAAGTATCTGCGATCTTCCGCAGGTTACTCGACCAACGACGACAGTGGCTCACTGAGCGTGCAATTCACTCTCAAGGAAGCAGATCCCAAGTAG
- a CDS encoding ArnT family glycosyltransferase, translating into MNPRQESKPAKRPVRSAGDKPAPGMLSKLAQLTPAFWLVIGLATVIRCWGIWNQSVEHFDEGVYASNIWFGPDQGYEYPARFFYAPPLWPLVLEWTQLIGAMLGLGHPGWLVMLPGILCGIALCGVIYSFGKEFFCEQVGLIAGLMAACSDLLASYSRTGLTDIPVTLCMLLAVRAMIRSLTTPAQKNFPWGSIFAAGGWTALGWSIKYSGWLPLAILLAAEFAGWILKCHVLPAARVQKMTVSICAIAVVLWLPVLWGLQATGGYAAVSANHAQYVTGLGQWFTQFQNQWETIRHYSTYFSLALLASCIVAAGYLRVGGLTILHCNWLLLFCVLALGTGDLTIWMIGGFIGAYWGLMQPKFAAVESEIPEIRMTQAVAPIEVTRIAVLFLLTWMTGLLLSIPMYRSYPRLLTPILPPAFLLFSYGYHRYIATRTNIYLNQGVLIGKMLSRAKQLLVLAPLLLLGSFSPLLKKQEFPFHAWQDRTAMLETSRTFLQTVRRQTPSGKPAIIYVYGEPAIFWQLRAQGFVLTGPVQDLRFIERDSPAEVWLVVGPHARRNSQFLEAWKQSGMLFTKENESSVRVSDIVRRDDESKEETALFELYRLHPP; encoded by the coding sequence GTGAATCCGCGTCAAGAGAGCAAGCCTGCAAAACGCCCCGTCCGCTCAGCGGGCGACAAACCAGCACCCGGTATGTTGTCGAAGCTGGCACAGCTCACGCCGGCTTTCTGGCTGGTGATTGGCCTCGCCACAGTGATTCGATGCTGGGGAATATGGAATCAAAGCGTCGAACACTTTGATGAAGGAGTTTACGCTTCGAACATCTGGTTCGGGCCTGACCAGGGTTACGAATATCCGGCCCGGTTTTTCTATGCGCCCCCACTCTGGCCATTGGTGCTCGAATGGACACAACTGATCGGTGCCATGCTGGGCCTTGGGCATCCCGGTTGGTTGGTCATGCTGCCGGGCATTCTTTGCGGTATTGCCCTGTGTGGAGTGATTTACTCTTTTGGCAAAGAGTTTTTCTGTGAGCAAGTGGGTTTGATCGCGGGATTGATGGCCGCCTGTTCGGATCTGCTGGCAAGTTACTCACGCACAGGTTTGACCGATATTCCCGTGACTCTCTGCATGTTGCTGGCGGTTCGCGCCATGATCCGCTCGCTCACTACTCCGGCACAGAAAAACTTCCCCTGGGGATCCATCTTCGCTGCGGGAGGCTGGACCGCTCTCGGATGGAGCATCAAATACTCAGGCTGGCTGCCACTGGCGATTCTCCTGGCGGCTGAGTTTGCCGGCTGGATCCTCAAATGCCATGTCCTGCCGGCTGCGCGGGTGCAGAAGATGACCGTCAGCATTTGTGCGATTGCCGTCGTGCTGTGGCTCCCTGTGCTCTGGGGACTGCAAGCCACTGGTGGATATGCAGCCGTCTCGGCCAATCATGCCCAATATGTGACGGGTCTGGGGCAGTGGTTCACGCAATTCCAGAATCAATGGGAGACGATTCGGCACTACTCGACCTACTTCTCGCTGGCTCTGTTGGCATCGTGCATTGTCGCTGCGGGTTATCTTCGAGTTGGCGGGCTCACAATCTTACACTGCAACTGGTTATTACTTTTTTGCGTGTTGGCCTTGGGAACAGGTGATCTCACCATCTGGATGATTGGCGGCTTCATCGGTGCTTACTGGGGACTGATGCAGCCGAAGTTTGCGGCAGTGGAATCAGAAATCCCCGAAATTCGCATGACACAAGCCGTCGCACCCATCGAAGTTACGAGGATCGCCGTCTTGTTTTTACTGACCTGGATGACCGGGTTATTGCTCTCGATCCCGATGTATCGATCCTATCCACGACTGCTGACACCGATCTTGCCACCAGCGTTTCTCCTGTTTTCGTACGGGTACCATCGCTACATCGCCACGAGAACCAATATTTATCTGAATCAAGGAGTGCTGATTGGGAAGATGCTCTCTCGCGCTAAGCAGCTTCTGGTCCTGGCACCCCTGCTCCTGCTGGGAAGCTTTTCACCACTTTTGAAGAAGCAAGAGTTTCCGTTCCATGCGTGGCAGGATCGGACTGCGATGCTGGAAACAAGTCGCACATTCCTGCAGACGGTTCGCAGGCAGACACCTTCCGGCAAGCCAGCGATCATTTACGTCTACGGTGAGCCCGCCATTTTCTGGCAATTGCGAGCGCAAGGATTTGTACTCACAGGCCCGGTGCAGGATTTAAGATTTATTGAACGCGACTCACCGGCTGAGGTCTGGCTGGTCGTGGGGCCGCACGCCCGAAGAAACTCGCAATTTCTCGAAGCGTGGAAGCAGTCGGGGATGCTGTTCACCAAAGAAAACGAATCATCAGTTCGAGTAAGCGATATTGTGCGGAGAGATGATGAATCAAAGGAAGAAACAGCCCTCTTCGAGCTGTATCGACTCCACCCACCATAA
- a CDS encoding sulfatase family protein, with protein sequence MRIHRLILAILLLLTCRGAMAAEPAPPNILFAIADDWGYGHASAYGCQWVKTPAFDRVAREGLLFQQAYTPNAKCAPSRACILTGRNSWQLKEAANHLCYFPTEFKTWGEALAEKGWHVGYTTKGWGPGEAKDETGKPRAMTGQPFNKQKLTPPAQGIGPNDYASNFGDFLASAPAGKPWCFWYGSIEPHRDYEFGSGIKKAGKKLSEIDHVPGYWPDNETVRTDLLDYAYEVEHFDQHLGRMLKALEEKGLLENTLVIVTSDHGMPFPRCKGGAYEASNHVPLAMMWPKGIRAPGRSIDDFVSFIDLAPTILDVASIPWNETGMAPATGRSLRDIFESKQSGRVDAARDHVLIGMERHDIGRPLDVGYPIRGIITHESLYLHNFEPDRWPACNPETGYLNCDAGATKTVILEARRKAGSDPYWSLCFGKRPREEFYDLQQDRDCIQNLADDPTLTARMEALKNRLFAQLKEEQDPRMDGKGYLFDEYPHSNKIHRGFYERFIKGEKLNTGWVDPTDYEPAPLD encoded by the coding sequence ATGAGAATTCATCGACTGATTCTGGCGATATTGCTCCTGTTGACTTGCCGGGGTGCTATGGCTGCGGAGCCGGCGCCACCGAATATTCTGTTCGCCATTGCGGATGACTGGGGTTATGGGCATGCGAGTGCTTATGGCTGCCAGTGGGTGAAGACACCCGCTTTTGATCGTGTCGCCCGCGAGGGGTTACTCTTTCAGCAGGCATATACGCCCAATGCCAAGTGCGCACCTTCGAGAGCCTGTATTCTCACCGGCCGAAACTCGTGGCAACTCAAAGAGGCGGCCAACCATTTGTGCTACTTCCCCACGGAGTTCAAAACATGGGGGGAAGCGTTGGCCGAGAAGGGTTGGCATGTGGGCTATACAACCAAAGGCTGGGGGCCTGGCGAAGCGAAAGACGAGACTGGCAAGCCCCGAGCTATGACAGGGCAACCCTTCAACAAGCAGAAGCTCACACCGCCTGCCCAGGGAATTGGGCCTAATGATTATGCCTCGAATTTTGGGGATTTTCTGGCGAGTGCACCTGCTGGTAAGCCATGGTGTTTCTGGTATGGGAGCATTGAGCCCCATCGCGATTATGAGTTTGGTTCGGGGATCAAAAAAGCGGGCAAAAAACTGAGTGAAATCGATCATGTGCCGGGTTATTGGCCCGACAATGAAACGGTTCGCACGGATCTGCTTGATTATGCCTATGAGGTGGAACACTTCGATCAACATCTGGGGCGGATGCTGAAGGCTCTTGAAGAGAAGGGGCTGCTGGAAAATACACTGGTGATCGTCACTTCTGATCACGGCATGCCGTTTCCCAGGTGCAAAGGAGGCGCCTACGAAGCGTCCAATCATGTCCCGCTGGCCATGATGTGGCCCAAAGGAATTCGAGCACCGGGGCGCTCCATCGACGACTTCGTGAGCTTTATTGATCTGGCACCGACCATTCTTGATGTGGCATCAATCCCGTGGAATGAAACCGGGATGGCACCGGCGACCGGTCGATCACTCAGAGACATCTTCGAATCGAAACAATCAGGCCGGGTCGATGCAGCGCGCGATCATGTGCTGATTGGTATGGAGCGGCACGATATCGGTCGCCCGCTCGATGTCGGTTATCCCATTCGTGGCATCATCACGCATGAGTCGCTCTATCTGCACAATTTTGAGCCTGATCGCTGGCCCGCGTGCAATCCGGAAACGGGCTATCTCAATTGTGATGCGGGTGCGACGAAAACGGTCATTCTGGAAGCCCGGCGGAAAGCTGGAAGCGATCCTTACTGGTCACTCTGTTTTGGCAAGCGGCCACGGGAAGAGTTTTATGATCTCCAGCAGGACCGCGATTGCATTCAAAATCTGGCTGATGACCCGACTCTGACAGCTCGCATGGAAGCACTCAAAAACCGTCTCTTTGCCCAGTTGAAGGAGGAGCAGGATCCTCGCATGGATGGCAAGGGTTATCTTTTTGATGAATACCCGCACTCGAACAAAATCCATCGCGGCTTTTACGAACGATTTATCAAGGGCGAGAAGCTGAATACCGGCTGGGTTGATCCCACAGACTATGAGCCAGCACCCCTTGATTGA
- a CDS encoding carboxylesterase family protein, giving the protein MRQLWISLSLTISLLGFSGSREAFAQPFPADPGLPLTIEQLAVAQVPAGLAASGQFYTREIKDDLGTHKYTVFLPKGYESTKRYPTVLFLHGAGEIGKDGLKPLSVGLGPAVTARRETFPMIVVFPQSEDETGRLTGGWLAGTPSGERAIAILDAASKDFAIDPKKITLAGWSMGGFGAWSLGEKYADRFQSVLIASGGGNPADVGPLKNTPVWALHGAKDKLVPLASGKAMADALAADGGSVTFTEFPESGHDLTNEVFNNDSVIEWLKSPAAKPAYQPTTAAAKAKLAASQAARPFTPAIEIPRAMAVRLGNRVLDSVAASAPQMVGNNGVIYGRIADIFDSTTASGRQFSVQFSNISYSARLERVVVQGVAPERLRIQLGLRNATLTIGGTYINGARHAAQTSAIGIYMGFNRPEWLTVDVRPYLENGRLRFQTLNVFFSIAPDNWSISQPGYVSAQGFGLTQEMVRENLMSGLYSRKGRIESEVRNAAPTIVAQLENQLNLNAFGDASALVSAVWPLPTSTPQVRLIPQEIVTDAQGVSMVMALQAASLDPLAKPARPEVVKGGELSVKKIDPGLDLRVAVSPEVLGPLTQLAIDSGLSRVNVMDAPEPSFAKLADPEFLKTILPGLRQLPAGWEANTVFVLTEPIQLATASDLAGALPASEKVSAPLVLKVNRALLKVGTRTDATAAFKPTAEFELSIAMPVQVVLKDLPNGTTTLQLVYPAETQVTANGKYAPDFKTDEQTIENQLLADQLSSSWTKWISTGEAAASALPPVQLGQASYQISQIQATNEELAATLETPSIRITNKSEEAFTYETKGLGVAWGGPYTLKPGETHRYRIASPLTYRRLVGSTYETYTLMPGSRSEFRVPREGGAPRLYEAKK; this is encoded by the coding sequence ATGAGACAACTCTGGATCTCCTTGAGTCTGACAATCAGCCTGCTGGGCTTTTCCGGTAGCCGCGAGGCCTTTGCACAACCATTCCCGGCTGATCCGGGCCTGCCGCTGACTATTGAGCAATTGGCAGTCGCACAGGTTCCAGCCGGGCTGGCAGCCAGCGGCCAGTTCTACACACGCGAAATCAAAGACGATTTGGGAACCCACAAGTACACGGTCTTTCTTCCCAAAGGCTACGAATCAACCAAACGATACCCGACTGTCCTCTTCCTCCATGGAGCCGGTGAGATTGGGAAAGATGGTCTGAAGCCACTCTCTGTCGGTCTGGGACCAGCCGTAACGGCCCGACGAGAGACCTTCCCGATGATTGTGGTCTTCCCGCAAAGTGAAGATGAAACCGGTCGATTAACCGGTGGCTGGCTGGCCGGAACACCCAGCGGCGAACGCGCCATCGCCATTCTCGATGCAGCTTCTAAAGACTTTGCTATCGACCCGAAAAAGATCACACTGGCCGGCTGGTCAATGGGTGGCTTTGGGGCCTGGTCGTTGGGCGAAAAGTATGCGGATCGTTTCCAGAGTGTGTTGATCGCTTCCGGCGGTGGAAACCCGGCAGATGTCGGCCCGCTGAAAAATACACCCGTCTGGGCACTGCACGGTGCCAAAGATAAGCTGGTTCCTCTAGCCAGTGGCAAAGCCATGGCCGATGCTCTCGCCGCAGATGGCGGATCTGTGACATTCACCGAGTTCCCGGAATCTGGCCACGATCTGACGAACGAAGTCTTCAATAATGATTCGGTCATTGAGTGGCTGAAGAGCCCCGCTGCCAAACCCGCCTATCAACCCACGACCGCAGCTGCCAAGGCGAAGCTGGCCGCTTCACAAGCTGCTCGTCCCTTTACACCGGCTATCGAAATTCCCCGTGCCATGGCGGTGCGATTAGGCAATCGCGTGCTCGACAGCGTCGCAGCTTCGGCACCACAAATGGTGGGTAACAACGGTGTTATCTATGGACGAATTGCCGATATCTTTGATTCGACAACAGCCTCAGGCCGACAGTTCAGCGTCCAGTTCTCGAATATCAGCTATAGCGCTCGACTGGAACGAGTCGTGGTTCAAGGGGTTGCTCCCGAACGACTGCGGATTCAACTGGGACTGCGGAACGCCACCCTCACCATTGGTGGAACTTACATTAACGGTGCCCGGCATGCCGCCCAGACCAGCGCTATTGGAATCTACATGGGCTTCAACCGACCCGAGTGGCTGACTGTCGATGTGCGGCCTTATCTGGAAAATGGACGCCTGCGATTTCAGACATTGAATGTTTTTTTCAGCATTGCTCCCGATAACTGGTCGATCTCGCAGCCCGGCTATGTTTCCGCCCAGGGATTTGGTCTGACGCAGGAGATGGTGCGAGAAAACCTGATGAGTGGTCTTTACAGCCGCAAAGGACGCATTGAAAGCGAAGTCCGGAATGCCGCACCTACCATTGTGGCTCAACTGGAGAACCAGTTGAATCTCAATGCGTTTGGTGATGCCAGTGCACTGGTCTCAGCCGTCTGGCCATTGCCCACCAGCACTCCGCAAGTGCGATTGATTCCCCAGGAGATTGTGACCGACGCTCAGGGAGTTTCCATGGTGATGGCACTTCAGGCCGCATCGCTGGATCCTTTGGCGAAACCAGCTCGTCCCGAAGTTGTCAAAGGGGGTGAGTTATCCGTCAAGAAGATCGATCCAGGTCTGGATCTGCGTGTGGCCGTTTCTCCAGAGGTTCTGGGGCCACTCACACAGTTGGCGATCGACAGCGGTCTTTCGCGGGTCAACGTGATGGATGCACCGGAACCATCGTTTGCCAAACTGGCTGATCCTGAGTTCCTGAAGACAATCCTTCCAGGGTTACGACAACTCCCCGCAGGTTGGGAAGCGAACACTGTGTTTGTTCTGACGGAACCGATTCAACTGGCCACGGCGAGTGATCTGGCGGGAGCCTTGCCAGCCTCAGAAAAGGTCTCGGCTCCGCTGGTTCTCAAGGTCAACCGGGCTTTACTGAAAGTGGGGACACGCACCGACGCGACCGCTGCTTTCAAGCCCACAGCCGAGTTTGAATTGTCGATTGCCATGCCAGTACAGGTTGTTTTGAAGGACCTGCCGAATGGCACAACGACGCTGCAACTGGTCTACCCCGCGGAGACTCAGGTCACTGCGAATGGCAAGTATGCACCCGACTTCAAAACGGATGAACAGACGATTGAGAATCAGTTGCTGGCTGACCAGCTCTCTTCGTCCTGGACCAAGTGGATTTCCACAGGAGAGGCAGCGGCCTCGGCACTTCCTCCGGTCCAACTGGGGCAGGCGAGTTACCAGATCAGTCAGATTCAGGCCACGAACGAAGAACTGGCAGCGACTCTCGAAACCCCCAGCATTCGCATTACCAACAAGTCCGAGGAAGCCTTTACATACGAAACCAAAGGTCTGGGTGTCGCCTGGGGTGGGCCTTACACACTCAAACCTGGTGAGACACACCGCTATCGCATTGCCTCACCTTTAACCTACCGCCGGCTGGTGGGCTCGACCTACGAAACCTACACCTTGATGCCCGGCTCACGTTCCGAATTCCGCGTTCCGAGAGAAGGTGGTGCTCCCCGGTTATACGAAGCAAAAAAGTGA